In Tenrec ecaudatus isolate mTenEca1 chromosome 4, mTenEca1.hap1, whole genome shotgun sequence, a single window of DNA contains:
- the LOC142446829 gene encoding olfactory receptor 51G2-like: MTSSNSSNSLSSTFYLAGIPGYEEFHHWISIPFCLLYCVGIMGNCAILHIVRTDPRLHEPMYYFLAMLSLTDMGMSMPTMISLFRVLWSISREIQFNVCIVQMFFIHTFSFTESSVLLAMALDRYVAICHPLRYASILTPRLIIKIGTAALLRSAFPVIPLMVRLTYFPFCRSHILSHSYCLHQDMIRLACADIRFNVIYGLVFITVLWGMDSVGIFVSYVFILRSVLSIASREGRLKALNTCASHICAVLILYVLMIGLSMVHRFAKHSSPLIHIFMAHIYLVIPPVLNPIIYSVKTKQIRQRILHLFLPPKH, from the coding sequence ATGACTTCCTCAAACTCCAGCAACTCCCTGTCCTCCACATTTTATCTCGCAGGCATCCCTGGCTATGAGGAATTTCACCACTGGATTTCCATCCCATTCTGTCTTCTCTACTGCGTTGGAATAATGGGTAACTGTGCCATCCTGCATATTGTCCGGACAGACCCCAGGCTCCATGAGCCCATGTACTATTTTCTTGCTATGCTTTCTCTTACTGACATGGGCATGTCCATGCCCACCATGATATCACTCTTCAGGGTGTTGTGGTCCATTTCTAGAGAAATCCAATTTAATGTTTGCATTGTCCAAATGTTTTTCATCCACACTTTCTCCTTCACTGAATCATCTGTGCTCTTGGCCATGGCCCTTGACCGGTATGTGGCTATTTGCCATCCTCTGAGGTATGCCAGCATTCTAACTCCAAGACTCATCATCAAGATAGGAACTGCAGCCCTGCTCAGGAGTGCCTTTCCTGTGATTCCACTTATGGTCCGACTGACTTACTTTCCCTTCTGCCGCTCCCACATCCTTTCTCATTCCTATTGTCTACACCAGGACATGATCCGCCTTGCCTGTGCCGACATCAGGTTCAACGTTATATATGGATTAGTTTTTATCACTGTGCTGTGGggcatggactctgtaggtatcTTTGTGTCATATGTTTTCATCCTTCGCTCAGTGTTGAGCATTGCATCCCGTGAGGGCAGGCTGAAAGCCCTCAACACCTGTGCCTCTCACATCTGTGCTGTGCTCATTCTTTACGTCCTCATGATTGGACTGTCTATGGTCCATCGTTTTGCCAAACACTCTTCTCCCCTCATCCACATTTTCATGGCTCACATCTACTTAGTAATTCCACCTGTGCTCAACCCAATCATCTATAGTGTGAAGACTAAGCAGATTCGCCAAAGAATTCTCCATCTGTTTCTTCCTCCAAAGCATTAG